In a single window of the Pieris rapae chromosome 9, ilPieRapa1.1, whole genome shotgun sequence genome:
- the LOC110992588 gene encoding mast cell protease 2-like: protein MEVEREFYNDYIVPRVVNGYAAKLGDVPYQVAFKMKTPRRKLCMTFCGGVIISPTKLLSAAHCFAESPSICQKICGNQGPKKTLSHTYAVAGNLRNYDAYSEDSAGNGQWRTLKTVIYPRTYKFPKDDIAILYTFKPFHFNNNVGSIPIAKRYIDYRGKCLVSGYGRTSRQGTSSKLLLAHLHLLPNTQCGRRFRKNMRKFVCTDTVVNDVGKGDSGGPLVCSKTGDPNEGPNGVLVGIVSGNQRRAASFFTRVSYFARYIERNKATLA from the exons ATGGAAGTAGAGAGAGAATTTTACAACGATTATATAGTTCCGCGTGTTGTCAATGGTTATGCAGCAAAACTTGGAGATGTTCCATATCAG GTGGCTTTTAAAATGAAGACCCCGCGTCGCAAGCTCTGTATGACGTTTTGTGGTGGAGTGATCATTTCCCCAACCAAACTGCTCTCAGCCGCCCATTGTTTCGCTGAGAGTCCTAGCATTTGTCAGAAAATATGTGGCAATCAGGG ACCAAAAAAAACGCTAAGCCACACGTACGCTGTGGCGGGTAACTTGAGAAATTACGATGCCTACAGCGAAGATTCAGCTGGAAATGGTCAGTGGAGGACTCTGAAGACCGTAATATATCCAAGAACTTACAAGTTCCCAAAAGACGACATAGCAATTCTG TACACTTTCAAACCCTTTCATTTCAACAATAACGTGGGTTCGATTCCAATAGCGAAGAGATATATCGACTACCGTGGCAAGTGCCTGGTTTCCGGATATGGGCGTACGTCAAGACAA GGGACCTCAAGTAAACTTCTCCTCGCACACTTGCACCTTCTGCCAAATACGCAATGCGGCCGAAGATTTCGGAAGAATATGAGAAAGTTTGTTTGCACAGACACTGTTGTCAACGACGTTGGAAAG GGAGATTCGGGCGGACCTCTTGTGTGCAGTAAAACTGGGGACCCCAACGAAGGACCCAATGGAGTGTTGGTTGGAATTGTCAGCGGAAATCAACGACGCGCCGCATCATTTTTTACGCGTGTCTCATACTTCGCTAGATATATTGAAAGAAACAAAGCAACTTTG gcataa